Sequence from the Sebaldella sp. S0638 genome:
ATTTAACATCCCAAACACCCGCTCTTTCAAAAAAATTCTTTATATCCTTTATTATTGTTTTTCATAAGGCTGTCCCGAAGAAGCCGGTGCCTTTGCTTTCCCTACGAATCCTACCAGTGCTAATAATGTCAGTACATAAGGGATCATTGCCAAAAACTGCTGCGGAAAATTCGGATAATGAATCTTTAACTGTACTTCCAATACACTTCCAAAAGCAAATAAGAAACTTGCAAGCATTGCTCCCCATGGTTTCCATTTACCAAATATCATTGCCGCCATTGCCATAAATCCTCTTCCCGCCGACATATTATTGCTAAATGACGGAAGCATTACTGTTGTCATATATGCTCCTCCAAGCCCTGCATAAAGTCCTGACATTACTACTCCTGTATATCTTATCAAATATACATTTATTCCCAC
This genomic interval carries:
- a CDS encoding ABC transporter permease, with the translated sequence VGINVYLIRYTGVVMSGLYAGLGGAYMTTVMLPSFSNNMSAGRGFMAMAAMIFGKWKPWGAMLASFLFAFGSVLEVQLKIHYPNFPQQFLAMIPYVLTLLALVGFVGKAKAPASSGQPYEKQ